A genome region from Maridesulfovibrio salexigens DSM 2638 includes the following:
- a CDS encoding MBOAT family O-acyltransferase, with protein sequence MLINKNGAVAKLWLIGCSLFFYTCWNPYYLILFLSSIIINYICSIFILDNSTRHRRIILYTGITFNILLIGYYKYTDFLLNTATQLLSIDPIRLDIILPLAISFFTFQQIAYLQDCYKGEIKQSNFIDYILFISFFPQLIAGPIVQFKEIVPQFYVKQFKSHVWENILAGLVLLSFGLFKKVIIADFFSIWANMGFEAVQSLNFISAWITSLSYTFQLYFDFSGYTDMALGAAMMFGIKLPQNFNSPYKATSIQDFWRRWHITLGRFLKNYLYIPLGGNRKGKIRTCFNLLLVFFIAGIWHGAGWTFILWGICHGLALVVHRLWSNLNIKLNNTLNCCITFLFVNFAWILFRSNDLHDFNVIISKMIHPNLSLSKYYVLPIMSILVGFTICLFAKNSNEYVDEKIYEKPLYIAIASITTFTALATIIIWNANEFLYFQF encoded by the coding sequence TTGCTTATCAATAAAAATGGTGCTGTAGCTAAATTATGGTTAATAGGATGCTCTTTATTTTTCTACACTTGCTGGAACCCTTATTATCTAATTCTGTTTTTATCTTCGATAATAATAAACTATATCTGTTCCATATTCATATTAGATAACAGCACCAGACATAGAAGAATCATTCTATACACTGGAATTACTTTTAACATCCTTCTGATCGGTTATTATAAATACACTGATTTCCTTTTAAACACAGCCACTCAACTACTCTCTATTGACCCTATACGGCTCGATATAATACTGCCACTTGCGATCAGTTTTTTTACATTTCAGCAAATTGCCTACCTGCAAGATTGCTACAAGGGAGAAATTAAACAGTCTAATTTTATCGACTACATACTATTCATTTCATTTTTCCCACAATTAATCGCAGGACCAATCGTACAATTTAAGGAAATTGTGCCGCAATTTTACGTAAAACAATTTAAATCACATGTGTGGGAAAATATTCTAGCTGGTTTAGTTTTACTTTCGTTTGGTCTTTTTAAAAAAGTCATCATTGCCGACTTTTTTTCAATATGGGCTAATATGGGCTTTGAAGCTGTCCAATCTTTGAACTTTATTAGTGCCTGGATCACCAGCTTAAGTTATACATTCCAGCTTTACTTTGATTTTAGTGGCTACACAGACATGGCTCTTGGTGCAGCAATGATGTTTGGCATAAAACTCCCACAAAACTTTAACTCACCATACAAAGCAACTTCTATCCAAGACTTCTGGAGAAGATGGCATATAACCTTAGGCCGGTTTCTCAAGAACTACCTTTATATTCCATTAGGGGGCAATCGAAAGGGAAAAATAAGAACCTGCTTCAACCTCCTTTTGGTATTTTTCATAGCCGGTATTTGGCATGGTGCAGGCTGGACATTCATTCTCTGGGGAATATGCCATGGTCTTGCCCTAGTTGTTCATCGATTATGGAGCAATCTAAACATAAAACTGAACAACACATTGAACTGTTGCATAACATTTCTATTCGTCAACTTTGCGTGGATTCTTTTCCGGTCCAACGATTTACATGATTTTAACGTAATAATTAGTAAGATGATTCACCCGAACTTATCTTTAAGCAAATACTACGTACTGCCAATCATGTCGATTCTAGTAGGCTTTACTATCTGTCTATTCGCAAAAAACTCAAATGAATACGTTGATGAAAAAATATATGAAAAACCGCTATATATCGCGATAGCAAGCATAACAACCTTCACAGCACTAGCAACAATCATCATATGGAATGCAAATGAATTTTTATATTTTCAATTCTAA